A genomic segment from Chitinophaga flava encodes:
- a CDS encoding DUF4293 domain-containing protein: MIQRIQSLYLLLAAGAGAASLSFDLWKAKLSNGTQTAVNASSNYLLFVLYVIIILLALGCIILFKKRKLQFRLTIFNILFAFAALGYQYYVVQQTANKLVASGVAISSASYQFASFLPILLIVLLFLAARGIYKDEKLIKSLDRLR; this comes from the coding sequence ATGATACAACGCATTCAGAGTCTTTATCTGTTGTTGGCAGCCGGAGCCGGCGCCGCCTCATTATCCTTTGATCTGTGGAAAGCCAAGCTGAGCAATGGCACACAAACTGCTGTCAATGCCTCCAGCAACTACCTGTTATTCGTGTTGTACGTGATCATTATCCTGCTGGCACTGGGATGTATCATCCTGTTCAAAAAACGTAAACTGCAATTCCGCCTTACCATCTTCAATATCCTGTTTGCATTTGCAGCACTGGGTTATCAGTATTATGTGGTACAGCAAACAGCCAACAAGCTGGTAGCCAGTGGTGTAGCTATTTCCAGCGCTTCTTACCAATTCGCTTCTTTCCTTCCGATACTATTGATCGTATTACTGTTCCTGGCCGCCAGAGGTATTTACAAAGATGAAAAACTCATCAAATCCCTCGACAGGCTGAGATAA